The nucleotide sequence TGTTGAGAACTTTGACCGCATTTTCAGGTTCCATATTTGCCAAGTGCAGCCTTCATTTTGTACTCATTAAATTATGCATGAGAAAGCAACAATAGCCAACTTACTAATTTTGTATGTCATGTTTTACTGCTTGCAGATATAGGAGAAAGAGGGAAAATCTTGTCGAAAGAACTGCAGTGTCACGTTTACCAACTAAATGGGGATTATTCGAGGCTTACTGCTACCGTTCAAAGCTTGATGGAACAGAACATATAGCTGTTGTAAAGGTCAAAAGCATATATAATTAGTGATTTTATCCTTCAAACAAATTGCATAATTCGTCCGGAATTCTAAACTTTAAAAGTTTTCAACAGGGTGATATCGGGAATGGTCAAGATGTGTTGGTAAGGGTACACTCGGAGTGTTTGACGGGGGACATATTTGGATCTAGACGATGTGATTGTGGTAATCAGCTGGATTTGGCAATGCAGTTGATTGAGGAAGCTGGTAGAGGTGTGGTTATCTATCTCAGAGGCCACGAAGGAAGAGGCATTGGCCTCGGTAACAAGCTTCAGGCCTATAACTTGCAAGATCAAGGTCATGATACTGTTGAAGCCAATTTAGAACTCGGCTTTGCTGCAGATGCTCGTGAATATGGCATTGGTGCACAGGTTAGTCACATAATTTTCTCATATCTATCCCAATTTCCCAACCTCGACAGACAATCAAGTATACTAATTTTCTAGTTTCTACTGATAATTGAGTATATCTATTAACAAATGGAAGAATATGACTTAACTTTATTTGATTGCAACAGATGTTGAGGGATATAGGAGTTCGTACCATGCGCTTAATGACTAACAATCCAGCAAAATTTACCGGTCTAAAGGGCTATGGTTTAGCTGTCGTTGGACGAGTACCAGTTTTGACACCCTTCACAGAGGAAAACAGGAAGTATTTggaaacaaaacgaacaaaaatgAGTCATATATATGGATCTGATGTGCAGGGACCAATTAAGGCGTCCATCAACCAAAGTTTAAAGAAACAAGATCCGCCCcaggaaagaaaagaaagttgaGTAATAGCAGATTACTTTCAAGAAGGGAGATTCTCTCATCTGTTTCATACTTGATTCACATTTTTTTTGGACAACTAATTATTTGAGGTATATTCCAATTACAGAAAAGAAAACGCAAGCAATGATACAAAAATACCTTCTGAAAGATAGACTGTTCTGCTGTGCTTTCTTTAATTTAGTTCCCCAACCAGACAACTATGtacatccaaaatccaaaagcTAAAAAATTTCTTCTGAACTTTAATTTTCTGTATCTCATTTCATCTTTTAATGTGTAAAGATCTGTTATTTGAGGGATTTTGCAAGTTCCAAGTCCCACTATGTTCAACCAACTGAAAAAGACAGTACAAGGAAGTGAAAATATGCGTTCCAATCTATAAGCTGAAACAAGTACGTACATCTCAATGGAGCTACAAGCTACAGAAAAAATTTTGACCACAGTTAAAATTTGCTTGGTGTAATTTGTGTTTCTGATTTGATTGGTATAGTTTTATTAAGTCAGTTATCTTGTCTAACGTCTATTACCAGTATTTTATTATACTGAGTGTTCCCTTTTTGTTATTTGTGTTCCATTGGATGAAGCAAACATATTATCACTGACGATAAATTTCATGGACTGATGGACGACGAGAAAGCAATGTGAAGAATGAACTTTTACTTTGTCATGATACAATCTGCTAACTTTATTATCTATGTTCTTACAAGAATTCCTCATTACCTAGGAATGATAATTCAAACTGTTCAGCAAAAGGGATAGTTAGTCTCTTGTCCAAATCATTGAATCAGAGAAATCTCAAGGAGATATCATCTTTACAAGGAAGAAAAAAAATGTCATACATCACATAAACTCTTCAATCTTATTTGGTTGAATAAGATGTTTAAGGGTCAAAATCATTCTTTTGTTACCACAATTTGTG is from Nicotiana tabacum cultivar K326 chromosome 18, ASM71507v2, whole genome shotgun sequence and encodes:
- the LOC107831087 gene encoding monofunctional riboflavin biosynthesis protein RIBA 3, chloroplastic isoform X2; this encodes MIVKMCQFVIVVDDESGEVEGNLVMGASFASAEGIAFMVRHGSGIISVGMKEEDLERLKLPLMSPEKEDDSSAPSFTITVDAKVGTSTGVSASDRAKTVLALSSPTSSPEDFRRPGHVFPLKYRNGGVLRRFGHTEASVDLVMSAGLQPVSALSTIVDKSDGSIATMPILENLALAHKIPIISITDLVRYRRKRENLVERTAVSRLPTKWGLFEAYCYRSKLDGTEHIAVVKGDIGNGQDVLVRVHSECLTGDIFGSRRCDCGNQLDLAMQLIEEAGRGVVIYLRGHEGRGIGLGNKLQAYNLQDQGHDTVEANLELGFAADAREYGIGAQMLRDIGVRTMRLMTNNPAKFTGLKGYGLAVVGRVPVLTPFTEENRKYLETKRTKMSHIYGSDVQGPIKASINQSLKKQDPPQERKES